A single window of Dendropsophus ebraccatus isolate aDenEbr1 chromosome 5, aDenEbr1.pat, whole genome shotgun sequence DNA harbors:
- the LOC138793351 gene encoding uncharacterized protein yields MGDFAALLGDLARTCQELEKIKAQQTQDHERVSRSFEKTLLSILKQEQSILNQVEEEHRHLRDQLTCIQKENEIALQNGVCEINSMVHKICNVSSHLKQALVTSINNQQVMRQIQGTLSDIFSKKSGINISLKKVHFTPRPLQTTTLGEIRCEEQSLGFSIPILNKRMESQWCKKATNKLILLSDETPPWEDVSQHPEDYVGEKMEDDQESVSTTTNQSSVDLRFPHDNQRLSLSSIDPAVMEADGAALSPQVATKIWIADSKNTAQRLNKNPQGTRAMVANGDPVGKSTIQHITSKRAKGNSRKEICPPLKPSTKRQLRSPGSGVRKETMTKLESDILSNLQETIDTTEATTKTVCEEAGHKVAPSERDTLFRATAAYVCEDESESSEDTMEDVETTDARDPKACRQLVIRDSRVPSAKKQSDGEQVIRWNSVDSNSQPSESGDSTLISYLNKQNLESSSTQGAHRMASDIDYMRMSDETSDSLSGDFLNVPPRPCSPSESVTSSNTFIIEFPKKKPPEVKSGTFTRSSNLLNRESRRKPPVITPSTEKAQVKAKQANPALPDGKSRPTAKVRNPVPRSSSMPYIERASRPHTAPSRSKRPTSAKERRDSVSSSSSTWSNPRSVAASTPSGPIREIRVRVKSAQYSRRLPKTSHSRSRSLSQSALNLTDCPLGTGGDGITKLVRQFGKFGSGRAELNLPHGICATSSGSIYIVDYGNRRLQVMDTKGKLLQQFGLEAKNYFDVAVSNRGLVALTNSTDRSVDVYSKHGRLLQVLSRNWGAPRGITANNRDEFIVADMKLDTICALTLDCSTGRQKESKVVPGFNKPYLVGTNGQGLLAVSERGLDGGCCVKVLGEDWQLLKVLGLKSSPGPTLFNPWGVCVDSGGGVLVADWAQAHSIIYYPTRSPARVIVAGGLSSPRGLALWQDGLVMVADSMHNCIKLFQYQDPEE; encoded by the coding sequence ATGGGTGactttgctgctctgctgggCGATCTCGCCAGAACCTGCCAAGAACTGGAAAAGATCAAAGCCCAACAAACACAGGACCACGAGAGAGTGTCCAGGTCATTTGAGAAGACGCTACTCTCCATCCTCAAACAGGAACAGTCTATCCTCAATCAGGTGGAGGAGGAACACAGACACTTGAGGGATCAGCTGACCTGCATCCAGAAAGAGAATGAGATCGCCCTACAGAATGGAGTCTGTGAGATCAACAGCATGGTCCACAAGATCTGCAATGTGTCCTCCCATCTGAAGCAGGCTCTGGTCACCTCCATTAACAACCAGCAGGTCATGAGGCAAATCCAAGGAACGCTCTCTGACATCTTCTCCAAGAAAAGCGGCATCAACATCAGCTTGAAGAAGGTGCACTTCACCCCGCGGCCCCTGCAGACCACAACTCTAGGAGAGATCCGATGTGAGGAGCAAAGTCTTGGCTTCTCTATCCCCATTCTGAACAAAAGGATGGAATCCCAGTGGTGCAAGAAGGCGACAAATAAACTGATTCTATTGAGCGATGAAACGCCACCATGGGAGGATGTGTCACAACACCCTGAGGACTATGTGGGAGAGAAAATGGAAGATGACCAGGAGTCTGTATCCACCACCACAAACCAATCATCTGTGGATTTAAGATTTCCCCACGATAATCAGAGACTGAGCCTTTCTTCTATAGATCCAGCTGTCATGGAAGCTGATGGTGCAGCCCTAAGTCCACAGGTGGCCACCAAAATCTGGATTGCAGACTCCAAAAACACTGCACAGAGGCTGAATAAGAATCCACAAGGGACAAGAGCCATGGTTGCAAATGGAGACCCAGTCGGCAAATCCACCATCCAACACATAACCAGCAAAAGAGCTAAAGGCAACTCAAGAAAAGAAATATGTCCACCACTTAAGCCATCCACCAAACGTCAACTCCGTTCTCCAGGGTCTGGAGTCAGAAAAGAGACCATGACAAAGTTAGAGTCCGATATACTGAGCAACCTGCAAGAAACCATCGATACAACCGAGGCCACCACCAAGACCGTGTGTGAGGAAGCTGGACACAAAGTTGCTCCCTCTGAGCGTGACACATTGTTCAGAGCAACTGCTGCCTATGTGTGTGAAGATGAGTCAGAGAGCTCAGAAGACACTATGGAGGATGTGGAGACAACAGATGCAAGGGATCCCAAGGCTTGTAGACAACTGGTCATCAGAGACAGTCGGGTCCCATCAGCCAAGAAGCAAAGTGATGGGGAACAGGTCATTAGATGGAATTCAGTGGACTCTAATAGTCAACCCAGTGAATccggggacagcacactgatctcttatttaAATAAACAGAATCTGGAAAGCAGCTCTACCCAGGGGGCACATCGGATGGCCTCAGACATTGACTACATGAGGATGTCTGATGAAACCTCAGATTCCCTCAGCGGAGACTTTTTGAATGTTCCTCCAAGACCGTGTTCTCCCAGTGAAAGTGTGACGTCCTCGAACACTTTCATCATTGAGTTTCCCAAGAAGAAGCCACCAGAGGTCAAGTCTGGTACATTTACACGCTCATCGAATTTGCTCAACCGAGAGTCTCGAAGAAAACCTCCAGTGATTACACCATCCACGGAAAAGGCTCAAGTAAAGGCAAAGCAGGCAAATCCAGCCCTTCCTGATGGGAAATCGAGACCTACAGCTAAAGTGAGGAATCCCGTACCACGCTCATCCTCAATGCCATACATTGAGAGGGCATCTCGGCCACACACCGCACCTTCTAGGTCCAAAAGACCAACGTCTGCCAAGGAGAGAAGAGATTCTGTGTCTAGTTCATCAAGCACATGGTCCAATCCCAGAAGTGTCGCTGCCTCTACTCCATCAGGTCCTATTCGGGAGATTCGAGTCCGGGTCAAGTCTGCTCAGTATTCAAGAAGGCTTCCAAAGACTTCTCATTCACGTTCCAGAAGTCTGAGCCAGAGTGCATTAAACCTGACTGACTGCCCCCTTGGCACTGGTGGGGATGGCATTACCAAGCTTGTCAGGCAGTTTGGCAAGTTTGGATCTGGACGGGCAGAGTTAAATCTGCCCCATGGTATTTGTGCCACCAGCTCAGGCTCCATCTACATAGTGGATTATGGGAACAGGCGGCTCCAGGTCATGGATACGAAGGGGAAACTCCTCCAACAATTTGGCCTTGAAGCCAAGAATTATTTTGATGTTGCTGTAAGTAACCGAGGCCTGGTGGCCCTGACCAACTCCACTGATCGCTCTGTTGATGTGTACAGCAAACATGGCCGCCTGCTGCAAGTGCTTTCCAGAAACTGGGGTGCTCCGAGGGGCATCACTGCCAACAACAGAGACGAGTTTATAGTGGCTGACATGAAACTGGACACTATCTGCGCACTGACTCTAGACTGCAGCACCGGACGGCAGAAGGAAAGCAAGGTGGTACCTGGATTCAACAAGCCCTACTTGGTGGGCACCAATGGTCAGGGGCTCCTGGCAGTCTCCGAGAGAGGCTTAGATGGTGGCTGCTGTGTGAAGGTCTTGGGGGAAGATTGGCAACTCCTTAAGGTTCTGGGCCTCAAATCCTCCCCAGGCCCCACTCTCTTTAACCCCTGGGGAGTGTGTGTGGACAGtggagggggggtgctggtggcagACTGGGCACAGGCTCATAGTATTATCTACTATCCCACCAGGTCACCAGCCCGGGTCATAGTGGCGGGCGGTCTCAGCAGCCCCCGAGGACTCGCCTTGTGGCAAGATGGCCTCGTAATGGTGGCAGATAGCATGCACAACTGTATTAAGTTATTTCAGTATCAGGACCCCGAGGAGTGA